A stretch of DNA from Kiritimatiellia bacterium:
CCCTGCTCGCCCACGTACTGGCCATCCCGCACGGCGAATTTGCCGCGCAGCAGGACGGATTCCGGCTGGCCCTTCAGTTCCAGCCCCTCGTACGCGCTGTAATCCACGTTGTGCTTCGTCGTCTTCGCGGACACCACGCCCTTGGCCTCCGGATCGAAGATGACCACGTCGGCGTCCGAGCCGACCGCCAACGTGCCCTTCCGGGGATACATGCCGAAGATCTTCGCCGGCGCCGTGGCCACAACGTCCACGAACCGCGTCAGGCTCATCCGCCCCTGCCCCACGCCGTAGGTGTAGAGCAGGTTGAACCGGTCGCCGACGGACGGGATGCCGTTCGGGATCTTCGCGAAGCTCTCGCGGCCCATTTCCTTTTGTCCCTTGAAGTTGAACGAGCAGTGGTCCGTGGCCACGGTCTTGATGAAGCCCCGGCTCAACCCATCCCACATCTTCTCCAGGTGGTCCGCCGGGCGCAGCGGCGGCGACATGACCCACTTCGCGCCCTCGAAGTTCGGCTTGTAGTACAGGTCACTCGACAGCAGGAGGTACTGTGGACAGGTCTCCGCGATGACCGGGTAGCCGCGCGAAACCGCCTCCTTGACCTTCTCCAGGCCGTCCGCGCTCGACAGGTGCACGATATAGATCGTCTGCTCCGCGAACCGGGCAAGCTCGATGATCCGGTGCACGGCCTCTTCCTCGGCAATCGCCGGGTGCGCGAGCCAGTGGTATTCGGGCGTCTGCTTGCCCTCGGCGATGAAGCGCCGGGAGAGGGTGTCGATCATGTCGCCGTTCTCGGCGTGGACCATGGAGAGCCCGCCGTTCCGGCCGACGGTGTTCATGATGCCGATGATCTGCCCGTCGTCGATCTGCAGCGCCCCCTTGTAGGCCATGAAGAACTTGAACGACGAGACGCCCTGCTTAATGACCGCCGGGATCTCCGCCGCAACCGCGGGGGTGTAATCGACGATGCCCATGTGAAAGCCGAAGTCCGCCGCGGATTTCTTCGCCTTCTCGTGCCAGGCGGCCAGCGAGTCGGCCAGCGGCTTGCCCCTGGCCTGCATGCAGAAATCGATGAAGGTGGTGGTCCCGCCGCACAGCGCCGCGACGGGGCCGGTCTTGAAGTCGTCCGCGCTGACCGTGCCCATGAACGGCAGCTCGAAGTGCGTGTGGACATCCACGCCGCCGGGGAACAGGTAGCGCCCCCTGGCCTGGATCACCGTGTCGCCGGCCTTCGCGGGGAGGTCCCGGCCGAGTTCCACGATCTGCTCGCCGTCGATCCGCAGGTCCGCCGCAACGATGTCACCCGCGGTCACGATCGTTCCGCCCTTGATCACGATGCTCATGGGTTGCCCTCCGTTTGCTTCGCTTTCCCGAACACCGGCCTCTTCTACGGCAGCAGTTTCGTCATATCCCCGTAGGTTTCCGGCCGGCGGTCGCGGAAGAACTGCCACTTGTCGCGGATCTCCCGGATCTGGTCGAGGTCCAGGTCGGCGACGACCAGCTCATCCTTGTCCTCGCTGCCGACCGACAGCATCTCCCCGCGCGGGTTCACGAAGTAGCTGGAGCCGTAGAAGTGGCCCAGGTTCCACGGCCGCTCGGTGCCCACGCGGTTGTTGCAGCCCATGAAGATGCCGTTGGCCACGGCGTGCGCGGGCTGCTCGAGTTTCCAGAGGTACTGCGAGATGCCCGCGACGGTGGCCGAGGGATTGAACACGAGTTCCGCGCCGTTGAGCGCCAGCAGCCGCGCGCCCTCGGGGAAGTGGCGGTCGTAACAGATGTAGACCCCGACGTTCGCGTAGCGCGTCTGGAAGGTCGGGTAGCCCAGGTTGCCCGGCTTGAAGTAATATTTTTCCCAGAAGCCGCCGACCTGCGGGATGTGGTTCTTGCGGTACTTGCCCAGGTATTTCCCGTCGGCGTCGATCACAGCGGCGGTGTTGTAATAGACGCCGGTCATGGCCTCCTCGTAGATCGGGACCACGATCACCATCTCGTACTTTTCCGCGTATTCCTGCATCAGGGACACCGTGGGGCCATTCGGAATCCGCTCGGCCGTCCGGAACCACTTGGGGTCCTGCGACGGACAGAAGTACGGCGTGGTAAAGATCTCCTGCAGGCCGAGGATCCGCACCCCCTTCTTCCCCGCCTCGTCGATGAGCGGCAGATGCTTCTTCAGCATCGCGTCCTTGATTTCCTCGATGGTCCCCTCGCCCTCGTGGACGGGGAGCGAGCACTGGATCAGACCGGCTTTGACGATGCGCGCCATGGTGGGTCTCCTGTTCACATTCCGCGTACGGGCATGCGGTTCTCCTGTCGCTCCATGATCGGGAAAAACACCGGAATGTAAAGGGATTTCCGACGGCTTTTCCGCCGGCTTTTGGGATTGTGAAACGGCGGCCCCGGTGCTACTCGTTGTGCCTGCATCCACGAAAGGACGAGCCATGAGATACTCCGACTTGAGCAACTTCATCGGCGGGAAACCCAGCAATCCCAACGTGCCGCGGATGGAGCGGTACAGCCCGGTGGACGGGGAACTGCTCTCCACCCTGCCCCTCTCCGACGC
This window harbors:
- the hydA gene encoding dihydropyrimidinase, translated to MSIVIKGGTIVTAGDIVAADLRIDGEQIVELGRDLPAKAGDTVIQARGRYLFPGGVDVHTHFELPFMGTVSADDFKTGPVAALCGGTTTFIDFCMQARGKPLADSLAAWHEKAKKSAADFGFHMGIVDYTPAVAAEIPAVIKQGVSSFKFFMAYKGALQIDDGQIIGIMNTVGRNGGLSMVHAENGDMIDTLSRRFIAEGKQTPEYHWLAHPAIAEEEAVHRIIELARFAEQTIYIVHLSSADGLEKVKEAVSRGYPVIAETCPQYLLLSSDLYYKPNFEGAKWVMSPPLRPADHLEKMWDGLSRGFIKTVATDHCSFNFKGQKEMGRESFAKIPNGIPSVGDRFNLLYTYGVGQGRMSLTRFVDVVATAPAKIFGMYPRKGTLAVGSDADVVIFDPEAKGVVSAKTTKHNVDYSAYEGLELKGQPESVLLRGKFAVRDGQYVGEQGAGRFIARGPSGKMM
- a CDS encoding acyltransferase, which encodes MARIVKAGLIQCSLPVHEGEGTIEEIKDAMLKKHLPLIDEAGKKGVRILGLQEIFTTPYFCPSQDPKWFRTAERIPNGPTVSLMQEYAEKYEMVIVVPIYEEAMTGVYYNTAAVIDADGKYLGKYRKNHIPQVGGFWEKYYFKPGNLGYPTFQTRYANVGVYICYDRHFPEGARLLALNGAELVFNPSATVAGISQYLWKLEQPAHAVANGIFMGCNNRVGTERPWNLGHFYGSSYFVNPRGEMLSVGSEDKDELVVADLDLDQIREIRDKWQFFRDRRPETYGDMTKLLP